The sequence TGCTGAAAATCCCTAATCGCCTCTGCATACATGGCCAGGGCTTTTTGGATGGAGTCCTCTAGGGTGTAGTTTTGTGCGCTGGTGGCGTAGGCGTTTTCAGCCTCAGTGCGCTCATCGGGGTGTTCTAGCCAATAGTCGATCTTTTGGGCTAAGTCTTTGGGGTCGTTGGACTTAAAGAGCGAACGATCGTCTAGGGCAAATTGATTTGTGGCACTGATTTTACTATCTGAAATGATAGGCACAATCCCGCAACTCATCGCCTCTAAACAGGCGATCGCCTCGCCCTCCACATCGGCGGTGTGGATGTATAAATCGCATTGATAAAGCAGGGCGAGTAAGTCCTTAGGCTCTAAAAAGCCAAAATCCACAGGGTGGGCGAGCCCCTCAGCGCATTTTTGTAGTTTTGCTAGATTGGGTCCTATGCCCTTTAAGTGGAGTTTGATTTGCTCTTTATACTTACTTAGACGCACCGCCTCTATCAACACCTGCTGGTTTTTCTCATTAGAGTAACGCCCGATCATGATGATATGGTAGAGGTTATCTGTCTTGGTATTCTTAGGGCGTTTGGCATAAAGGGGGTCAAAGCCGTTAGAAATGACATACTTTTTGCCCCCATAGCCATGCCTTTCTAGCTCGGCTTTAATCAAGGGGGAGGGGCAATGGATATGGTGTATGTGTTGGTAGTAGTTTTGCTTAAACCACCAAAAGATAAAGCGGTTCAACCAGCCTAAGTTTTGTAACTTCATATTATAGGTGATATGCTCGGGCTGTAGGTGAAACGCCCCGACATAGGGGACTTTTAATTTATGCGCCACCTCAACGGCGACTTTTTCTAGCTTAAAGGGCAAAAAGACATGCACAATGTCCACGCCCTCAAAGGCTTGGGCTAAAATCTCTCTATCGGGCTTGCCAAAAATCATGTGCTGTTTGTGCGAAATCTCGGTAACTAAGGGGATATAGCGCTCTTGCAAGCCATAAAAGCCATCGCCATGGACAAAGGGCGCGACCACCCGCACCTCATGCCCCCTTGCTTTTAGGGCTTGGTAAAAGCGATAACAAGTCATTGAAGTCCCGTTGCTCTTGTCCTCAAAACTATCCACTACTAAGGCAACAATCACTGATCTTCCTTAAAATTGAATTTAAAGGGGCGTTTCTCAAAGACTAAAATCTCAAAATCCCCCTCAAAGACTTTGATTTCCATAAACTCCCCCTCCACATGCACGGCACATTTCTTAGAGCTGGCATGCACCACCACCGCATTAAAAAACACCTCTTGCTTGAGCTCAATGGGGGCGAGTAAGCCTAATTTCATGGAAGAAATGAGGCTATTCTTTTTATTCAGCGCACACAAAGCTGCAAAACTCGCTGCACTCACAATAAAGCCCGCATGCACGACGTCTTCTTCACAGAGCATGAACTCTTTAGGCGTGAAACACACGGTGGCTTTATTGCCCCCAAAGGACACTAAGTCGGCGCAAAGGGTTTGGTCTAATTTGGAGCAAACCAGCAAGCCCTCTTCAATCGGCGTTTCCATAGCTCATCCTTTCATTTACGCAAGATAAAATACCCCCTAAGGGGGGCAGGGTAACCCTCTATGCTCTTTGTAGGGTCTTTAGGGTCTAAAAAGGACTCTAAACTAAGCCCGTCAATCCACGCACTTTTGCGTTGTTCGCTTGTGTCCGTGCTTTTAAAGGCAAGGGGGCTACACTCTTTAAAGCCCGCCTTAAAAGCCCAATTTTGCAAGGCTTTAGGGCTAGGGATAAAAAAGACATTAGACATTTTGGCATAGGTGCTAGGGCATAGGGCGACTTCTAGGGGGCTGTCATAAATCAAGGTGTCTAGCACCAACACCCCGCTAGGCTTTAAGCCCATAAACAAGGCTTTAAGCGTGCTATGCGGGTCTTTTCTGTGGTAAAGCACGCCCAAACAAAAGAGCACATCAAAGTGTTTAGGGTAGGTGCGTAAGTCCTCCACACCCAGTTTCTCGTAAAGAATGGGGGTCTTTAAAAAACCATTGAGCCAATGAAATTGTCTTTCACAAAGTGGGCTAGGATCAAAGCCCACTAGGCTTTTAGGGCGTTGCTCTTGCATGCAAAAAAGGTAGTAGCCATTGTTGCACCCTATGTCGGCGACTTCTAGCCCCTCTAGGTTGATTGCCCCCTTGATTAAATCCCATTTCATGTAGCTTTGCCATTCGCTGTCAATGCAAAAGCCCTTATCGTTTTGGGTAAAACAAAAAGGTCCTTTGCGCCATGGCTTTAGGGCTAATGCCTCTTGATAGACTTGCTCTAAAGATAATTCAGGGGGTAGGCAAATAGGCACGCCCCTATGGATGCCCTCACAGCGGGTCAAACAAGCCCCTTCTTGTGGGTTTGTGCCAAAGTTCTTGTAAAGGCACATTGCCTAGCACCAAGCCTAGCGAATAATCTTTAGCACACAGCAAGCTTTGCAAATCTTGTAGGTCTGTATAGGGGGTGTGGGCGAGCTCTAGGGGCTCCTGGCTAAAGATTTCTAGCCTGTGATAGGGGGCTGTGGTTCTCACAAAGTCTAGCATGCGGGGCAACTCTGTAGTGTGCCTTTCATAAATCAATATCCGCTCACTTTGCCCGAAGGGGCATAACTCTAGGCGTTTGTTGGTGTAATGCGGTTGCATGTGACTTAGCGTGCCTAAATGGCTTAAATGCACCTCCAGCCCCAAACTCTCACAAAGATTTAGCACCCTTGCTAACTCTGTGGCGTATAGCCCTGAGATTTTTAAATCATGCCTTTGCCCCTTGTAGCACAGCGACAAACTAAAAAGTTGCACTTGTAAGAGAGTGTAGGGGGGTGCTTGCGATTTCTTGGGGGTGAGTTTGGGGGGTGTGGGTTAAAAGCAAGGTGTGTATGCCCTTTAAGTCCAAATTTAAAAGCTCTAAAAAATCCCCCTCAAAGGCACACACGCCGGGAGCCTTAGCAAGTTTGTTAAAGATCTCGATCTCTAGGCTAGAGAGTTTATAAAGGGATAGGGGAGCGTCTAAAAACTTGTAATACAAGAGCTTAAACACCGCCTCTTGCAAGTTCTCTACGCAAATCCACGCAATCTCGGGGTCGCTGATTGGGGCTTGTTTTTCAAACAGCACCCCATAAGCCCCAAGACGCACCGCCTCCTCAATACAAGCCGGCTCAAAGGCGACAAATAAACAGCCCTTTTTCACGCTAGAAAGTTTAGCTGTGGTGTGGGTGAAAGCACGCACAAAAGGCTCGCTCTTTAAAACCCCCTTTGTAACCGCCACCACTTCACAGACATCCACTAGCCAATCTTTGCTCCATTACTG is a genomic window of Helicobacter sp. NHP19-012 containing:
- a CDS encoding glycosyltransferase, whose product is MIVALVVDSFEDKSNGTSMTCYRFYQALKARGHEVRVVAPFVHGDGFYGLQERYIPLVTEISHKQHMIFGKPDREILAQAFEGVDIVHVFLPFKLEKVAVEVAHKLKVPYVGAFHLQPEHITYNMKLQNLGWLNRFIFWWFKQNYYQHIHHIHCPSPLIKAELERHGYGGKKYVISNGFDPLYAKRPKNTKTDNLYHIIMIGRYSNEKNQQVLIEAVRLSKYKEQIKLHLKGIGPNLAKLQKCAEGLAHPVDFGFLEPKDLLALLYQCDLYIHTADVEGEAIACLEAMSCGIVPIISDSKISATNQFALDDRSLFKSNDPKDLAQKIDYWLEHPDERTEAENAYATSAQNYTLEDSIQKALAMYAEAIRDFQHIYRS
- a CDS encoding PaaI family thioesterase; its protein translation is METPIEEGLLVCSKLDQTLCADLVSFGGNKATVCFTPKEFMLCEEDVVHAGFIVSAASFAALCALNKKNSLISSMKLGLLAPIELKQEVFFNAVVVHASSKKCAVHVEGEFMEIKVFEGDFEILVFEKRPFKFNFKEDQ
- the cmoB gene encoding tRNA 5-methoxyuridine(34)/uridine 5-oxyacetic acid(34) synthase CmoB, with the protein product MTRCEGIHRGVPICLPPELSLEQVYQEALALKPWRKGPFCFTQNDKGFCIDSEWQSYMKWDLIKGAINLEGLEVADIGCNNGYYLFCMQEQRPKSLVGFDPSPLCERQFHWLNGFLKTPILYEKLGVEDLRTYPKHFDVLFCLGVLYHRKDPHSTLKALFMGLKPSGVLVLDTLIYDSPLEVALCPSTYAKMSNVFFIPSPKALQNWAFKAGFKECSPLAFKSTDTSEQRKSAWIDGLSLESFLDPKDPTKSIEGYPAPLRGYFILRK